From the genome of Capsicum annuum cultivar UCD-10X-F1 chromosome 4, UCD10Xv1.1, whole genome shotgun sequence:
ATTGCTGACGTGTCAAGATAAATCAAATAATTACCCATGCGTGTGTACACGCGCCTGGCCCACCTACTTTTTTAGTTTCCTCCTAAAATGCCATTTTCATGGATTCCACTCACATCTCTCAGCTCTCTATACACGCACACCGTCTACAATACTAGAAATGCACACAATACGACTACTACACACAGCCATACGCGAGAAGGGAGAAACAGTGAAAGacaagagagaaaaagaaggaaaaacagCCATATcgaattcaacaacaacaaagcgGATCCAAAGTTCCACATTACTTATGCAGATTCCCGATCTTTCACAAAATTCAAATTGCAGTATAAATTCAAATCAATGTGTGCTGAAAACACTGCATCCACTACTCCAGAAGCGACGAGCTTTTTCAGTTGAACAAGCAAGAGTTGagaattaacaatttcaatacgAATCGCAATTGAAAGATAAGCAAAGATGAAAAGAAATAGAAGATATCTTCTAAATTTAAAACTCCAAACACCAGCATGTCGCAACTCGAAACTCGGGATCTGGGTTTCTTAGCATCAGCAACAGCAGAACTCTTCTTCACAGTTGCTGACACCATTTTTGCTAAATTCAACAAGAGTAATTTGCTCggtattttgagaattgagaaataaTGAATTGTGGGAAATTTGATAATGCTATGAATGGTATATAAAGGGAAATAATGAAATCTTATTAGAAAATAGCTGTGTATGATGCGACGCCTGTGAACAGTGAATTACCAAAGAACACTtcgatttttggattaaaattgtGGGTGGTTATTGGGATATTTGGTGGAGCTATATTTGTTCTCATATCCAAGAGATGAGATTTGGCGTTTGGAGATGAAGGATTATGTTGGATTTAATTGGAGAAGAGAACATtagttaataattaaaaataatgacatgaATTATACATGTGGCACCTAAAAATACTGATTTTGTAGGGTTAAAGCCCCAACTGACGCGCCTATTGGGGTGTTCTCATCTCCCATGACACGTCAGCAATTGGAGGGGTATaaattatagtaaaaaaatatttagaaggGTAATGGGACTCTtgtaaaggttgagtgtgtagttgagatttcgatCAAAGGTCGGAGGGGTAATAGATTATTTTCTCAAtatattaagaaataatttagaaaaaaagttAATTACATAACTTCTGAAAATGAAAATTGCTAAAGTGAAAttgaaaattagattttttttttcttctggtGATTTGAATTCTGGAGGTAATGAGAGAATTTAGAATTGATAAATTTGGAGGGAATGAGAAAAAGTTAAGAGCAATAATTGGGAGGGAATATTGGATAAGCAATCTATTTTAgttgatataatatatttattatattaatcatGGTTAGGAGtttagtttaaaataaatttaaacttaGTCATTCTTTTAAATTAAGCCATATGTCATTAATCAAAAGGGGGACTTGGGAAAAATGAAGAGAGTGAAAATAAAGAGGAGCTGGGTCCGAACAAGCATAGTTGATATGGCGGATCCCACGGGACATTAtattatcaattaaaaaaattcttcacacaACTATTAATAGTTGTGTCTCTCCCATGTTaaaatttttcactttcttttgcggcatttttagtcttttttttttcgaatCTAAATTCCCCAATTAATGTATTTATTAGCTTTTATAAATGGGATACTTTTTCACTACATTGGGAATGAACATTATTGCTAAGGTAACACTTCTTTTGATATAAGAGAGTAATATGTTTGGCTGAATAACTTTCTTTGCGAACGAATGGACCCCtaaataaaatcgaatcaaatttaTTCATTACTAATTTCAGAACTCAAAATAAATTTGCTCAATATTTAGTGGGTtggattaaaaataatttattattggGTAAATTTTAATCCATTAAGTCCCAacctaattttttaatttgagttCAAATGGAGCCCAATTCAATCTCCACTTCAACCCCGTTTAATAGAACTAATGCTTTTCTTAACGAAAGTAGGAAAAACAAGTAAGAATGTATTCTCCcattctcaaaatcactcacttCACCTCACCCAGCCCTATTACACCCCTAGCTTACCCCACCCCACCTCGCCttcattaaataaattatttttatcttaaattttttttatataattttttttctggaCCCCAACCCACCTTGAACCCCAACccctaaaaattatttaaaaaaaaataaaaataaaaaaaattcttaccttGCGGTCAAAACTCGCATCCCTTACCCCTccccaaaaaatatttctaaaaaatagtttattaaaaataaataaataaatatttttttaataaaaaataaataaatcttaccCCAAACATCATTTTCCTCTACCCCCACGCCCCTTCCCcaacaaaataatattttaaaaaaataattagaaaaaaaaacctCTTACCTCAAACTCCATTCCATCTGTACCCCCCTCCCCTTGCGgtctcaaattttctaaatatgtttatttttttaattcttaccTCAACCCTCGTCatcaccccccaccccaccccacccccccaTACNNNNNNNNNNNNNNNNNNNNNNNNNNNNNNNNNNNNNNNNNNNNNNNNNNNNNNNNNNNNNNNNNNNNNNNNNNNNNNNNNNNNNNNNNNNNNNNNNNNNAAGGTGTAGGGTAGGAGGGATGGGGgttaaggtaatattttttttttagaaaaagaaatttactttttaaaaaaaaaaatattaccttaacCCCCATCCCTCCTACCCTACACCTTTCCACCCCACTCTCTATCCATTCACCCAACTTTTCAACCCCATTCAAATTTGTTTTCTTGAGTTGGATTTACAATTGGTAAGTATCAatatgttagtattttttatacTAAGCGGTTAGTATTTTTTATACTAAGCGGATTAAATTGGATGGATTAAGATCCAACCCAATTTTTAGTCCATTTCAGTCCAACTCATTTCAATCCAAAGTAAATATGGTGGGTCATGACTCAACCCAATATCCAGTTCAACTCATTTAGTATCTTTAATCTCGATCCAATCCGTCTATTTGACACCCCTagtatttcttaatcaaattaaataaagaaaaagtgtaatttatagtgttttttatgtagtttttgaatatataaattttaattttaaaaaattaaattaatctaatttagTTTAACTTTGAAACTTAAGCAAATTGACTCATGAAAAAGATAGAGCAGTTAAAaaagaaatggagggagtattagcAAAGCAAAGAACTTTAATGCATCCATTAACATTTAGCATGTGTCACAATATAACCCCTCAAAATCTTTGTTCActtcattttcattttatttgtggaagatatttttataatacatttttaaaattagaaaatatgaaTGCAAGTTATTTCCAAACCACACACCATATAAAAATAATCTATTCATAACTAGTGCAGACATAACTAATAATAGCATTCTTAATACATTATATTTTACACTATTAttatacactctatcaaatgATCCCAAACTAATTATTAAACTTGTAACTATTGATATTCCAACCGTACAAACTTTCGAGACTTTCACATCCACGTTTAAAAGATGATTTtggtaaaaaagaagaaaaaactctTCTTTGAAATATACTTCCTCAGTTTCGTATCAATTGATCTTTTTTAGCAaaaaatatttgtctaaatttattgtccaaactctaaaattaagagtattttatacatatatttttcatgTCACCCTTTATAGAAATGCTATATGCattcataattttcaaaattattgaatggtgcataaatgatctcaatttttaaaatcaaaattaaatgattattaccaattttaattataaatactCAATATTCTAGACATAATGCATGAGATGAAGTAATATGTATCAAATTTCAATCAATTATTGTATTTTAAACATACAAGAGTAAATATATAAAATGCATCTctatttattgatttcttaatgagTATATTAAGTCGATAACGATCGACTAATACAAAACGGAGAATGTATATGTAaattttaatctattgcattcatctataatctataatatattaaaagtgtgaaaacccttaaaaaaatgaattgaactttttacccttcattagaagtctttgctttagacaaaatcatctttttcacGGTTtctttctaatatttaagagtttaaaattaattaaatatatttatggtaaaaatttttcctttttagaagATATCagaatttctatatctttttctattttaaaagttaaaattaattaaatatatttatagtaaaatcttttcttatcaaaagtcatcaaaattaataacaactgatattttttctattagtttaagaattcaaaatcaactaaatttaattttaaaaagatttgaaaaatctaaaaataaatctaaaactattagaataagagaaaattaagaagttccatatttttaaatattttaagtacgtaatagaatataatcaataaatttgtaaagatttgactttaaaaataaggaacgattttaaatataaaaaaaataattgtaacataaatatgattcaaattgatgcgtctctcttagcctgtAGCAACAAGGAAAAAAGATACGCCAACGCAAAAATAATGATCCACCAACCACTTGAAACtggtaaaacatatatgtgtatgtgtttatatttagattatcatattaaagtgtgaaagatttttgaaaagtgatttgaattttttacagtttattaaaaatatccataataaataaaattatttaattttaaataatcaaacattacacatACAAATCACATATAATTACACTAGTATTTAAAAATGGACTAGCACTAGCACTCATCATCCTGCAATTTACTAGGGGTAAAATTATGACTTATGAGCTAAGTTTGAAAAAAAGGTACCTTTCGACTGGTTATGTCGAATGATCAATGGATAATTGTAGTGCTTCCCATTAAACTTTTGATCGTACTACTTGTCTATTCAGCATCAACAAAGACACTAGATAAAAGAACTAAGGAGAAgttcttgtttctctttcacttttcTCGAAGCTTTTCTCTCTTCCTTGGTGGTGAAGTTCTCATCCGGTATACGAGTCGTTTAGTGTGTGTATAGAAATACTATTGAATACATATATTAGTATAGtgttgaaattaataatttttgaattattttttatttattgctcGAGTTGGGGTATTGATGAGGTCAGTTTTGTTTTTACTCGTGCTTATTCATGTATTAATAATTCATactctattttaaaataattaaattattgggGTATGACACACcgttaaaaaaaatcttttagtaCATAAATTGTTGGTTATTTTTCACTGTTATccttttaattattcttaaattacTCTTCTCTAAAATGTAAAGTACTTaaaaatctcatcaaatgaaaggataaaatggaaaaaaaaattcaacatcttaaaaaatgaacaattcatttattttgaatattaaaaaataactcaacaatttatttattttgagatGAGGAAAGTATACTGTAAGTACCATTATTTACTAGTATGTATTAGTTATGCCctgaataatataaataagatGTATAACCTATCAAACAAAATGTGTTTAGCCatgaaatatttttactttttttttttcgaaaaattattttattttagtgaaaattataGTGTTTgaccttaaaaaatttaaatataatttaaaattgtattcgaaaaagtaaaaacaagtaaaaaaacaactccaatttatattaaTGGTCAAACATAACTcctaacttcaaactccaacttcaatttcaatttcaattttttttttattttcatttctaaaCACCTACTTAATAATGTCATAACTAAGACATATACTATTACCTATCTAACTATTAAACGATCCCTGAAAGCCAAACAAGGAAGAAAGGCACCTTCAGAAGACTACTTTTGTTGCAAATATCCTTTTTAAACTTTACTAGTTATAACTTGTCAAATTCACCCTAATGTATTGCGATTGTATCTTCTTTCTGTTATCTTCTATATATTTGAGTACAAGAATCTTTATACATGCAATACAAACTTCAAttctagttcaagtctaagataagaacacttatgaagttacctaacaccttcaacactagattataaataatctatctaCGAAGTGTGTTAATTTTCAGAAAAGAGATGATATACGTAAAATTTTAAGgacaagtcccccgacttcacagaGCGtctttaaggaataattcccctcaggaataattcccctcactgtacctgaggttatgaaatcttcctcccaagataaaatgaccttcaattcaaacaatagcggtacctcaaattgttggattcaacgaactcactcaacgatttgattgatcacacagaatgtttttgaagacaagaggagagtttgtatttcagaaaattcgtatctaaacctgtgaatgaaagcaGTTTATATAGTCTtcatatgcctcttctgaaaagtgacaatggttcacttaaaaggtgtgacctttcctaaaaaatcatgtttgttcgatcagtgtgtcatttcattgAAAAAGTCAAAGTCGAGCGAGCGACAAcgacgcgaggcatctcttatttttTGTCTCACTTGCCAAGTGaaataagtgtttcttaatataaacacttgaaagtcacattTTCCCAGCAATGTGGGAGACATAATAGACTTTtcattttagagtacactttccattttagtgttttcttctttatttttccttccacttgatttcttcatttttcattcacacttttcatatactTGGAACGCAACACTTTCTACCTACTACGTTACTTTTATTTGATCTAATAAATTTATGACGTTCATTGAATATCTGAGGCTTATTTTAAGGCATAGCTATatctgaattttttttgaatatctgAGGGTTACTAATTCAACTAACTTTAATTTGTATAAGAGAAGACAACAATAATATGTTTAAGCAATCAAAGTATTAACCTTAAGAGTTGAATCCTTTGTTTTAAGCTGCTATATATATCTTGTTCCAATGAAGTGAATCAAATACAAATCTTCCTCCAATTAATGAAAAGCAATCAAACAAGGTTGCATACAATCAGAAAAAGATATGTACCAAAAGATATTACCCACTGTAGTAGTCTTCTGTCTAGTTAATGTTTTTTTTCTGAAACAGCTACCAAAAGATTCACTGGAAAGGAAAGCCTATAGAGGTCATAGCTTTTATTTGAGCTTTTACAATCAAATCTTTATGTACGGTACTAATATTCTCACAGCCACTTTAAAGTACGATGATTTGTCTTACTGTCTAAGAAACaccctttttcttttactttttttgttattGCACAATTGGTATTCCATAGAATCTAATTCCTCTAAAGAAAGGGTAAACCACAAGGAGAGGTTTACTGACCAGAATAAAGTGAGATATCTTAAAATCAAAATTGAGATTAAAATTCTActttttttattctaaagtaagtgccatttaaaaaaaaaattttaaaatgagtgcCTCCTTAAAAATTCAAGACAAAATTTAGGGCCTTTTTGGTAatgaaattttttgactttttctaaaaaaaaattcactttatgtCATATTCAACTCCAAGTTgatgtttggtcatgaaaatttcaaacacaacttggagttgtatttggaaaaatagaaaacaacaaaaatttatttttactcttttccatcttatttttctaacaaaaattcaagaacaactcaaattatattcatagataaatacaactctaactccaatttcaattccaaCTTTGACTCCAACTCCAAGTTaaaaaatttttagttttcatggccaaacgcccTCTTAGTATAGAAAATTCTTTTGGCAACGATGGCCCATACAGTATATGATAATAATGCTTGTTCACACAATGATCTAGTTTCTTTTGTAACATTTTTACcccttttttcaaatttaaatttcctAACTAATGTATTTATTAGCTACAGTATTATAAATGGGATACTTTTTCAATACATTGGAAATGAGCATTTTTGCTAAGGTAACAGTAGTTTTGAGATGGAGAGAGTAATATGTTTGGTTGAATAACTTTGTTCGCCAACCAATGGACCCCTAAAATAAAACCGAATCAAATCTATTCAttatactcccttcgttttaAATTGTTGgatccaaattttttaatttgatattctattttacttatattttttcattaatcaagataaAGTaatctttttttatgttttaccctttgtgttaattacttttttttttaaaattaaattataaacatcatttaataagagtactatgataaactagacatattattaattatttttcttaattaatatgcTATCTCAATTTGCAATGGAGGGAGTAGCAGAAAAAACAGAAAACTACattaacaaaaagaaaattaaataactatttttcttttgCCTGGCAAACCAAACGTCTTTTATATGAGAATCCAAACAGCTCCTTGTAAGTTCTCTATAAACTTCACCATCAGCACAACCATTTTTCACATCTGAAAGAAACTTTCTAAACCATTTTGTTCCCTAGTTAACTATATCAAGAAAAAGTATGGCCTACCAAAACACCAATGGCTGCATTTCTGATTCCATTGAAGTTCTTGATCCAAAACCTCTAGCAGCAGTAGCTTATGGTGTTCATCCTCCCATTGTTGCATCTTTCAATGATAGAATTCGTCCACTTCTTGACTGTGTAGACAAGCTCCGCCACCTTAACATAATGCAAGAAGGTATCCAGCTTCCGACTATCGTAGTAGTCGGTGATCAATCTTCTGGAAAGTCAAGCGTACTCGAATCCCTTGCTGGGATCAGCCTGCCTAGAGGACAAGGCATTTGCACCAGGGTGCCCCTTGTCATGAGGCTGCAAAATGATCCAAACATCACAGCACCAAATCTTCATTTGGAGTATAATATGAAGTCACTTCCTGTTGATGAAGTTGGCATTGCTGACGCTATCATTCTTGCTACTGATGAAATTGCTGGACATGGTAAAGGCATATCTAACAACCCTTTAACACTTGTAGTTAAAAAGAACGGTGTGCCTGATTTGACCATGGTGGATTTACCTGGTATCACTAGAGTTGCTGTGCAAGGACAACCTGAAGACATTTATGAgcaaatttatgatattattacgaAATATATTGTTCCTGAggaaagcataatcttgaatgtTTTATCAGCTACTGTTGATTTTCCTACTTGTGAGTCTATCAGGATGTCTCAGAAAGTGGACAAAACAGGTGAAAGGACTCTAGCTGTTGTGACCAAAGCTGATAAAGCCCCTGAAGGGTTGCTTGAGAAGGTTACTGCTGATGAAGTGAATATAGGACTTGGCTATGTTTGTGTTAGGAATAGAATTGGGAATGAGTCTTATGATGAAGCCAGGAGTGATGAGGCAAGGCTTTTTTCAACTCATCCACTTCTATCCAAGATTGATAAATCGATGGTTGGCATTCCTGTTCTTGCACAAAAGCTGGTGCGTATTCAAGCAGGCATTATTTCAAAATGCTTGCCTGAAATAGTAAGGAAGATCAATGACAAACTTGCTGCTAATCTTGCTGAACTCAATAGGCTTCCTCAGCATTTAACTTCTGTGGCTGAAGCTCTGACAGCATTTATGCGCATTCTGAGTTCATCCAAGGATTCGTTAAAGAAAATTCTTTTAAGTGGGGAGTTTGATGAGTACCCTGAAGAAAAAGACATGCACTCTGCAGCTAGGCTTGTTGAAATGCTTGATCAATACTCTAATGAGTTACATTCGAAGAATTTTGAGAATACGGAGGAATTCTTGATGGAAGAGATCATGGTTTTACAGGAAACGAAAGGGATTGGATTGCCAAACTTCCTTCCTCGAGCCGTTTTCCTCAATGTTTTGCAGAAAAAAGTGAAGGAAATTGCTGCCTCTCCGGAGGATTTTGTAGGGAAACTGTGGAATTACTTAGAGAGAGTTGTTATCAAAGTCTTGATGTATCATTGTGATAACTATCCACAGCTTCAGTCTTCTACTAGAAGAGCAGCTCAAAACTTGATTGCCAAGAAGAAGAATGAATCAATTGACTGGGTAAGGGAAATCATAGGGATGGAAAAGCTGACTGATTACACATGTAATCCTGACTATTTAGCGACTTATAGTAAGTTCATGGCTCAACAACACACGTTCATGGAGATAATGAATGATCCTGGGAAGTTTTCCATGATAAACCTTGAAGGAGTAGGAGGAATCAACGTTGGACATTTGAGGAAGCATCTAGATGTGGTGCAGCAGGCTTTCGATTTGAAGATGAGAATGATGGCCTATTGGAAAATTGTGCTAATGAGGATGGTGGATTCTATGGCCTTGCACATAATGTTTAGCGTTCGAAACATGATTAACAAGGAGATGGAAAATGAGATCGTTCAGGATCTAATGGCACCTCATGGTGGTGGAATTGAAAGAATGCTTGATGAGTCGCCTTTGGTTGCTGAAAAACGCAATAGGCTCAATAAGAGTGTCAAGCTGCTCAAGGAGTCCAAAGAGGTGGTGGCCAATATCATGGACAGGATTTCATTTCAGAGTGATCATGAAATGGCCTAGATTAATATGTGGTACTAATGATCAGGGCACTGCGTTTCCATTCAGCCAATGTTCCTACTATCCAGTTAATGTTTTGGTACTATGTTTTTGGTTTTATAAATGCCTGTAGGCTCCTGGAGAAGTATATACCAACCTAATACTAGTAGTTTAGCTGTGGAATGCTTACAGTAGGAATTTGAAGTGTTTGTGCCCCTGCTTGTAGTATGTTCTTGTCTGTCTAGCTATTAACTAATGCAAATCAAGTTTGTCTTATTGCCCTAAGTGAACGAACTTAAAATTGTGCTACTTTTTTGTTTTCTGAAGAGTGATTTTTTTTAGTAAGTTCTTTTCTGAAGAGTTCTTATTAACTTTGCTTTCATTTTCCTACTAAATTCACATCCATCGGGTATGTTTTAGACTAGATGGCCTGTGCCCGTGCAAGGGACGTACCCGACATTATTGTTTGTTTTGATAGAACATAAAAATAGGAGAAACGAACTTTACTAAAACTAGAACATTGTTTCTACAGAAGTAACCATGTACAAGTGGGATATGAAGTAAAAGAATCATCCTTGTTaatagagaaaatggtcaaaagttTCTCCAAACCTTTATCCCAAATTCCAACTATACACTTATACGTTGCTGGGGTTTTTGATCTCcctgaattattttaaaatgaaattattaaccccaaaactattttaaattggAATATATGTCCGTCTAAAAGCTCATACccagattttattttaatttgtggtctacacgcgctgccacgtgtCATTCCAAGTAATTCCATGTCATATTACTTTATTTtaccataaaaaattaattctacgTCATGCCACATCATAtgtccttcttcttctcctctttctCCTGCTCCTGCTTCTTCCtccttcttcctcctcttcctctttctcctcttcatcttcttcctcttcttccttctcttcttcttcctcctctttttcttctcccccttcttttcttctccttctccttctcctcctcctcctcccccCTCCTCATCCcccctcttcctcctcctccttcttcttcttataattctcctcctccttctccttcttcttcttctacacctTCCTCCTTctctcctcctcttcttcttctccttcctcTTCCTCCCCTCTTCTTCTTCCACCTCTTCCAccacctcctcttcctcctcctcctcctctactttctcttcctcctcctcttcttcttcctcttcctcttNNNNNNNNNNNNNNNNNNNNNNNNNNNNNNNNNNNNNNNNNNNNNNNNNNNNNNNNNNNNNNNNNNNNNNNNNNNNNNNNNNNNNNNNNNNNNNNNNNNNTTCTCCTTCtgctcctcctccttcttcttctccacctTCTCCTCATCATCCTTCTCCttttccttcttctccttctccttctcctccttcttcttctcccccttctccttctcctcctcctcctcctccttcttcttcttcttcttctcctcctcctccttctttttctccttctcctcctcctcctcctccttcttcttcttcttctttttctcccccttcttcttcttcttcttgaatggaaaaataaaagaagaagaaagaaaaatgaaagaagaagaaatgaagaagaaagaaaaataataatcaaaactatatatatatttatttaaagaaatattaaaaataaatttttaataaattattttcgttctcactctctttaaagagagtgaaccacactctcttgccatgtcagcaTTGGAGaggtaataattttattttaaaatagttca
Proteins encoded in this window:
- the LOC107856024 gene encoding dynamin-related protein 4C-like; its protein translation is MAYQNTNGCISDSIEVLDPKPLAAVAYGVHPPIVASFNDRIRPLLDCVDKLRHLNIMQEGIQLPTIVVVGDQSSGKSSVLESLAGISLPRGQGICTRVPLVMRLQNDPNITAPNLHLEYNMKSLPVDEVGIADAIILATDEIAGHGKGISNNPLTLVVKKNGVPDLTMVDLPGITRVAVQGQPEDIYEQIYDIITKYIVPEESIILNVLSATVDFPTCESIRMSQKVDKTGERTLAVVTKADKAPEGLLEKVTADEVNIGLGYVCVRNRIGNESYDEARSDEARLFSTHPLLSKIDKSMVGIPVLAQKLVRIQAGIISKCLPEIVRKINDKLAANLAELNRLPQHLTSVAEALTAFMRILSSSKDSLKKILLSGEFDEYPEEKDMHSAARLVEMLDQYSNELHSKNFENTEEFLMEEIMVLQETKGIGLPNFLPRAVFLNVLQKKVKEIAASPEDFVGKLWNYLERVVIKVLMYHCDNYPQLQSSTRRAAQNLIAKKKNESIDWVREIIGMEKLTDYTCNPDYLATYSKFMAQQHTFMEIMNDPGKFSMINLEGVGGINVGHLRKHLDVVQQAFDLKMRMMAYWKIVLMRMVDSMALHIMFSVRNMINKEMENEIVQDLMAPHGGGIERMLDESPLVAEKRNRLNKSVKLLKESKEVVANIMDRISFQSDHEMA